In Microbacterium enclense, the DNA window CGATGATCACCACCGTGACCCTCGACAAGGCGGAGTACCTCCCGCCGCCGCAGCGCTTCGAGCCCGGCACGCAGCCGGTGTCGCAGGCCGTCGGTCTCGCCGCCGCGGTCCGCTGGCTCGGCGAGCACGATCTCGCCGCCGCGCACGCGCACGAGGCTGCACTCGAGAAGCGCATGCGCGACGGGCTGCGATCGATCCCCGGGGTCCGCCTGCTCGGAGACACGGATGCCGCCGAGCGCGTCGCCCTCCAGGCGTTCGCCGTCGACGGGGTTCACGCGCACGACGTGGGGCAGTTCCTCGACTCCCGCGGTGTCGCCGCGCGCGTCGGCCACCACTGCGCGCAGCCGCTGCACCGTCGGTTCGGCCTGACGGCATCCGTCCGAGCGAGCGCCGCGATCCACACGACCGAGGCCGAGATCGACACGTTCCTCGACGCGGTCTCGGGCGTCCGCGGGTTCTTCGGGGTCGGCGCATGAGCGGCCTCGAATCGCTGTACCAGGAGCTCATCCTCGATCACGCGAAGAACCGTCGCGGCTTCGGGCTCGCCGAGCCGGGCCCGCACAGCGCGACCGTGCACCAGCGCAACCCCGTCTGCGGCGACGAGATCACGCTGCGCGTCGACGTCGACGGCGACCGCGTGGCGTCCGTCACCTGGGAAGGAGCGGGCTGCTCGATCTCGCAGGCCTCGGCGTCGATGCTCGTCGCTCTCCTGCAGGAAGACGGCGGAGACGACGGGATGCCACGCGACGACGCCGAGGCGCTGATCGCGGGGTTCCGCGAAGCCCTCCGCTCGCGCGGCAAGGTGCCCCTCGACGAGGAGACCTTCGCCGACGCGGCCGCTCTGTCGGGCGTCTCGAAGTACACGGCCCGGGTCAAGTGCGCGATGCTCGCGTGGGTCGCGCTCGAAGAAGGCCTACGGCAGGCCTGAGGGCGCGGCATCCCTCACCGAGCGGTTTTGGAGAAGCGGGGTCGGAGACCTCGGCGCTAGCCTTTTCCGCAGCGAGAGAGGCGGATGCCATGGCGGCAGGCGGAGCGGGATTCAGCGACGAAGAGCGCGCGGCGTTGAAGCAGCGGGCCGAGGAGCTCACGGCCATGAAGGGCCTGAAAGGCCTGGCCAAGCTGCAGAAAGAGAACGAGGCCTGTCTCGAGGCGATCGACAAGCTCGAGGGCGTCGACCGCGCCGTCGCCGAGCGGCTGCACGTCATCGTGCTCGAAGAGGCGGCGCACCTCTCCCCGAAGACCTACTACGGCTTCCCCGCGTACGCGAAAGACGGAAAGGTCGTCGTGTTCTACCAGCCGGCGTCGAAGTTCAAGACCCGGTACGGCACGGTGAGCTTCGACGAGACCGCGCAGCTCGACGACGGCCCGATGTGGCCGGTGTCGTTCGCCGTGGTCGAGGTGACACCCGAGGTCGAGCAGCGGATCCGCGAGCTCGTGCGGCGGGCGGCGCCGGCGGCCTGAGCAGCGCCGCCCCGACCGCGGATCCGGAGATGGGCACCGGATCCGGACCGTTTCGGCCATGGCATCCGGATCTGCTGCACATCTCCGGATCCGGTGTCACCGAGCGCGCCTGCCCTCAGCCGATGACGACGTGCTCCATCCGCTGGAAGCTCTGCTCCATGCCGTCGACCATGCCGGTGGACAGGACCGCGTCTCGCGTGGCGGCATCCGGATACTCGATGAGCAGCGTGACCAGCGTGACCCCGTCCTCCTCGTAGAACGACAGGTCGTTCGTCGTCGAGGGGTAATCGGTGCCGGTCATGTGTTCGGTCTGCACGATGCGGCGCGGCTCGTCGATGAGCACGGTGGTGCCGTCGAAGCCGAAGGCCTCGCCCTCGGCGCCCGGCTCGGGTTCCCACGCGATGCGGTACGACCCGCCCACCGACACGTCGACCTCGCTGACCGTCATGCGCCACCCGTCGGGGCCGAGCATCCACCGCCGCATGAGATCGGGCTCGACGTGGGCGCGCCACACGAGCTCGCGCGGCCCGTCGATCAGCCGCGTGATGCGCACGTGCTGGTCGCTGAGCACCTCGAGTCGGGTGCCCTTGCCCTGGGCGAAGGCGCGCAGTCCGAGCAGTACGGCATCCAGCTGGTTCATCGCGAGAGTCGAGCCTTCGACGGCGCCCATCGCGAGCACCTGCTCGAGGCCCTCGAGCGAATCGAAGTACGTGACGTTGGTCAGCCGAGAGCCGGTGCCGGTCCGATCGAACGCGAAGGTCATCCGCATCGCAGGCGTTCCGGGGAGCACGTCACCGTTCTCGTCGACGAAGGAGTCGACCACTTCGAAGCCCCGCGGGGGGTCGATGCCGAGAAACTCCCAGCTCCCCCGCGCGACCTCGCCGCCCGCGCTGGCCATCTGGTATCGCGCCCGTCCGCCGCGCTCGAAGGTGAACGAGGTGAACGTCGCCGGCCACCCCGGAGGCCCCCAGAAGCGCTCGAGCTGGCGCGGGTCGGTGAAGACGTCCCACAGCCGCTCCGGTCCGACCGGGAAGTCGGCGACGAGGGTCATGGTGAGCGCTTCGGCGTCGCTCTCGACGGATGTGACGGGCATGACGGACTCCTTCGTCGGTTCGGTTCGCGGTGGTCAGGTGGCAGGGGAAGGGACGGATGCCGAGCCCCCGGCATCCTCGAGGAGGATCGCGTCGAGCCGGTCGATGCGAGCGCGCCAGAGGTCTTCGTACGAGCGCAGCAGCTCTTGCGCCCGGGCGAGCGCGGCGGGATCGGCACGCACGAGTCGCACCCTCCCCTCCGCGCGCTTGGTGATGAGCCGCGCCTCGGCCAGCACGGCGACGTGCTTCGACACCGCGGCGAACGACATGGCGTACCCGGCAGCGAGATCCGACACCGACTGCTCGGTGACGAGCGTGCGCCGCACGATGTCGCGACGGGTCGCGTCGGCGAGCGCGTGGAACACGCGATCGATCTCGGCGTCGTCGAGGTACCGTCGTTCAACCATTTGGTTGCACGTTAGCGGTCGGGTGGGGAAGGCGCAAGGGCCTCTTCCTTCACGCGGAGGTAGGCCTGCGGAACAGGTTGACCACGTTGCCGTCGGGGTCGCGGACGAGCGCGGAGCGATTGCCCCAGGGCATCGTCGTCGGTTCGAGAACGACGCCCTCCGGGGCGAGCGCGAGCCGGGCGAACTCGGCGTCGACATCGTCCACCTCGAACTCGATGAACACCGAGCGGTTGGC includes these proteins:
- a CDS encoding SUF system NifU family Fe-S cluster assembly protein; amino-acid sequence: MSGLESLYQELILDHAKNRRGFGLAEPGPHSATVHQRNPVCGDEITLRVDVDGDRVASVTWEGAGCSISQASASMLVALLQEDGGDDGMPRDDAEALIAGFREALRSRGKVPLDEETFADAAALSGVSKYTARVKCAMLAWVALEEGLRQA
- a CDS encoding VOC family protein; protein product: MAFTSIRIVTDDLEGLVTFYERVTGQRAERPAPTFAQFTGPGANLAIASAVTVATLDGALVPAANRSVFIEFEVDDVDAEFARLALAPEGVVLEPTTMPWGNRSALVRDPDGNVVNLFRRPTSA
- a CDS encoding metalloregulator ArsR/SmtB family transcription factor codes for the protein MVERRYLDDAEIDRVFHALADATRRDIVRRTLVTEQSVSDLAAGYAMSFAAVSKHVAVLAEARLITKRAEGRVRLVRADPAALARAQELLRSYEDLWRARIDRLDAILLEDAGGSASVPSPAT
- a CDS encoding SRPBCC family protein, which translates into the protein MPVTSVESDAEALTMTLVADFPVGPERLWDVFTDPRQLERFWGPPGWPATFTSFTFERGGRARYQMASAGGEVARGSWEFLGIDPPRGFEVVDSFVDENGDVLPGTPAMRMTFAFDRTGTGSRLTNVTYFDSLEGLEQVLAMGAVEGSTLAMNQLDAVLLGLRAFAQGKGTRLEVLSDQHVRITRLIDGPRELVWRAHVEPDLMRRWMLGPDGWRMTVSEVDVSVGGSYRIAWEPEPGAEGEAFGFDGTTVLIDEPRRIVQTEHMTGTDYPSTTNDLSFYEEDGVTLVTLLIEYPDAATRDAVLSTGMVDGMEQSFQRMEHVVIG